Proteins from a genomic interval of Cucumis melo cultivar AY chromosome 7, USDA_Cmelo_AY_1.0, whole genome shotgun sequence:
- the LOC103494550 gene encoding probable phospholipid hydroperoxide glutathione peroxidase: MHIFKFLNWISFFFLCFSLFYYYRTAQISPYFLLNMAQDSSNSVFDFTVKDIRGNDVSLSQYKGKVLLIVNVASECGLTKSNYKELNVLYDKYKNQGFEILAFPCNQFAGQEPGNNEQIQETVCTRFKAEFPIFDKVDVNGKDAAPIYKFLKSQEAGRGLFGDAIKWNFTKFLVNKEGKVVGRYAPTTSPFKIEKDIENLLQSA; the protein is encoded by the exons ATGCATATTTTTAAATTCTTAAATTGgatctccttcttcttcctttgtttctctctcttttattaCTACCGCACTGCCCAAATCTCTCCCTATTTCCTTCTCAATATGGCTCAAGATTCCTCCAACTCCGTTTTTGATTTCACTGTCAAG GATATTCGTGGGAATGATGTGAGCCTTAGTCAATACAAGGGGAAAGTTCTTCTGATAGTGAATGTTGCTTCTGAGTG TGGTTTAACGAAATCAAACTACAAGGAGCTGAATGTATTGTATGACAAATACAAAAATCAAG GTTTTGAGATATTGGCATTTCCTTGCAATCAGTTTGCAGGACAAGAGCCAGGAAACAATGAACAGATTCAGGAAACTGTATGCACAAGGTTCAAAGCTGAATTCCCCATCTTTGATAAG GTTGACGTTAACGGGAAGGATGCAGCACCAATATATAAATTCCTGAAATCACAAGAGGCTGGCCGTGGACTATTTGGCGATGCCATCAAGTGGAACTTCACAAAGTTCTTAGTGAACAAAGAAGGGAAGGTAGTTGGTAGATATGCTCCTACCACCTCGCCTTTCAAGATTGAG AAAGACATCGAGAATCTATTGCAATCTGCTTGA
- the LOC103494551 gene encoding pentatricopeptide repeat-containing protein At5g65560-like: MLVTIRSSSALLKLLSLHFHGFSSHFFSTSKTTKHIAIAPRALTIRPTSRTAPTPRSPNTLGSSDVVNSVCSLLSNKNPQTPNLDINHLLKRFKDNLSSDLVLQILMNYKLLGRAKTLEFFSWSGLQMGFRFDASVVEYMADFLGRRKLFDDMKCLLVTVLSHKGRISCRTFSICIRFLGRQGRVREALCLFEEMEPKFGCKPDNLVFNNMLYALCKKEPTGELIDTALKIFRRIELPDKYSYSNVIIGLCKFGRYSTAIEAFGEMYRAGLVPTRSAANILIGNLCSLSAKEGALEKVRVRSTYRPFTVLVPNVNPKSGAIEPAVGIFWAANKLGLVPSSFVTVQLISELCRVGQMQEAIKVLKVVERDKLRCAEECYSVVMKALCEHRHIDEASDLFGRMLSQGMKPKLAIYNYVICMLCKLGNLDSAERVFGIMNKKRCAPDHVTYSALIHAYGENRNWSAAYGLLKEMLSLGMSPHFHVYSLVDKLMREHGQVDLCLKLEMKWEAQILQKLCKQGQLEAAYEKMKSMLEKGLCPPIYVRDAFESAFQKKGKFKIARELLQKMDGVHQHESGTRNSS; encoded by the coding sequence ATGTTGGTCACGATTAGGAGTTCTTCGGCGTTGCTCAAACTTCTTTCTCTTCATTTCCATGGCTTCTCCTCACACTTTTtcagcacttcaaagaccactaAGCACATTGCCATAGCTCCAAGAGCTCTTACAATAAGACCCACTTCGCGGACTGCCCCAACTCCTCGGTCTCCGAACACCCTCGGCTCTTCCGATGTCGTCAACTCAGTATGTTCTTTACTTTCAAACAAAAATCCCCAAACGCCTAATCTCGATATTAATCATTTATTGAAAAGGTTCAAAGACAACTTAAGTTCGGATCTCGTGCTTCAAATTCTGATGAATTATAAGCTGTTGGGTCGGGCTAAAACGCTAGAATTCTTCTCTTGGTCTGGATTGCAAATGGGGTTTCGGTTTGATGCGTCCGTGGTTGAGTATATGGCTGATTTCTTAGGTAGGAGGAAATTGTTTGATGACATGAAGTGTCTTTTAGTGACTGTGTTGTCTCATAAGGGTCGGATTTCTTGCCGAACATTTTCAATTTGTATTAGATTTTTGGGTAGGCAGGGGAGGGTTAGAGAAGCACTTTGCTTGTTTGAAGAAATGGAACCAAAATTTGGGTGTAAACCTGATAATCTGGTCTTTAACAACATGCTTTATGCACTTTGTAAGAAGGAACCAACTGGGGAACTGATTGATACTGCTCTAAAGATTTTCAGAAGAATTGAATTGCCTGATAAATATTCATACAGTAATGTTATAATTGGGTTGTGTAAATTTGGTAGGTATAGTACAGCTATTGAAGCGTTTGGTGAAATGTATAGGGCAGGTTTGGTACCTACTCGATCTGCTGCGAACATTCTCATTGGGAATTTGTGTTCTTTGAGTGCTAAAGAAGGGGCTTTAGAAAAAGTTAGGGTCAGAAGTACTTATAGACCTTTTACCGTTCTAGTTCCAAATGTGAATCCGAAGAGCGGAGCCATTGAACCTGCAGTTGGGATTTTTTGGGCAGCTAATAAGCTGGGTTTAGTTCCCAGTTCTTTTGTAACAGTTCAGCTCATCTCGGAGCTTTGTCGGGTAGGTCAAATGCAAGAAGCAATTAAAGTATTGAAGGTTGTTGAGCGTGACAAGCTTAGATGTGCTGAAGAGTGTTATTCTGTTGTGATGAAAGCATTATGTGAACATCGTCACATAGACGAAGCTAGTGATCTGTTTGGGAGGATGCTTTCTCAGGGCATGAAGCCAAAGTTGGCTATTTACAATTATGTTATTTGCATGTTATGCAAATTAGGAAATTTGGATAGTGCTGAAAGGGTGTTCGGGATTATGAACAAGAAAAGATGTGCACCTGATCATGTTACTTATTCGGCGTTAATCCATGCTTATGGTGAAAATAGGAATTGGTCAGCTGCCTACGGTTTATTGAAAGAAATGTTGAGTTTAGGCATGTCTCCTCATTTTCATGTGTATAGTTTAGTGGATAAACTAATGAGGGAACATGGGCAAGTTGATCTGTGCTTGAAGCTGGAAATGAAATGGGAAGCCCAAATTTTGCAGAAGCTTTGTAAGCAAGGACAACTGGAGGCTGCGTATGAAAAGATGAAGTCAATGCTTGAAAAGGGTTTGTGTCCTCCTATCTATGTTAGAGATGCGTTTGAGAGTGCATTTCAAAAGAAGGGTAAATTTAAGATTGCACGAGAGTTGCTGCAGAAGATGGACGGAGTCCATCAACATGAGTCAGGAACCAGAAATTCATCATGA
- the LOC103494552 gene encoding uncharacterized protein LOC103494552: MGSDFFSQSETWVSSVNGIREDPDDETSLEEGEGIGSDSDFDESVQMGAKKRMMMKKRNQVLLEGFVEDEDDLMRTKSLTDEDLDELKGCVDLGFGFSYDEIPELCNTLPALELCYSMSQKYMDDHQKSPESSPASAVPADSCSSVSSPIANWKISSPGDHPEDVKARLKFWAQAVACTVRLCN; encoded by the exons ATGGGAAGTGATTTCTTTAGCCAATCTGAAACGTGGGTTTCTTCTGTTAACGGAATTCGAGAAGACCCAGATGATGAAACTTCCCTTGAAGAAGGTGAAGGAATTGGGTCGGATTCGGATTTCGATGAGTCGGTTCAAATGGGGGCGAAGAAGaggatgatgatgaagaagcgGAATCAGGTTTTGCTTGAAGGTTTTGTTGAGGATGAGGATGATTTGATGAGGACCAAGAGCTTGACGGATGAGGATCTTGATGAACTTAAAGGCTGTGTAGATCTAGGCTTTGGTTTTAGCTACGATGAGATTCCGGAGCTCTGTAACACTCTGCCGGCTTTGGAGCTCTGTTATTCCATGAGCCAGAAGTACATGGACGATCACCAGAAGTCGCCGGAGAGTTCGCCGGCTTCGGCAGTTCCCGCGGACTCTTGCTCGTCTGTGTCGAGTCCGATTGCGAATTGGAAGATCTCCAGTCCTG GTGATCATCCAGAAGATGTTAAAGCAAGGCTCAAATTTTGGGCTCAGGCAGTGGCATGTACTGTTAGACTATGCAACTAA